In one window of Acanthochromis polyacanthus isolate Apoly-LR-REF ecotype Palm Island chromosome 8, KAUST_Apoly_ChrSc, whole genome shotgun sequence DNA:
- the adck2 gene encoding uncharacterized aarF domain-containing protein kinase 2, which produces MTMMVFAARGVLLNLRYTFQKAGSFARIRLFQSSKACFVKRGQILTHIPKVAVLCWGAASVSSCAARCQEAALPLKASDRKSLAKVQVHKIVFFLRLSLRALVLLLKFGPLLLLAPLALVSTHWASCWLDALLWVTETSGPTFIKLGQWASTRRDIFPQEFCERFSRLHVKVRPHSWSHTKQCLRRAFGEGWRRVLVFESKEPVGSGCVAQVYRGWARVDQVDDPAFQLLVEEMEKEDLLEAWEIPGLGGAVRTLRKLWRGCREEEGCEERNPPGNQHEEGRLIPVAIKVVHPGVRRQVEMDLLLMKASSWFLHCLPGLKWLSMWEIVGEFEKLMTKQIDLRFEARNIEHFRENFRDVEYVKFPTPLRPFVTRTILVETFEESEPISNYLNSEIPKEVKQRIARMGVDTLLKMVFVDNFVHGDLHPGNILVQRLGPHPGSSDGVSGEQHGKTTLTDLWDTVVVSVRPDPCPFQLVLLDAGIVAQLSDHDLANFKAVFTAVVLRQGERVAELILHHARANECRDVPQFKKEMAELVDHALSNTLALGKIQVADLLSRVFSLLVKHKVKLESNFASIVFAIMVLEGLGRSLDPNLDILDLAKPLLLKNCASLL; this is translated from the exons ATGACCATGATGGTCTTTGCAGCAAGAGGAGTCCTTCTTAACCTGAGGTACACCTTCCAGAAAGCAGGCTCCTTCGCCAGAATCAGACTCTTCCAGAGCTCCAAGgcatgttttgttaaaagagGCCAGATTTTAACCCACATACCGAAGGTTGCTGTGTTATGCTGGGGTGCAGCCAGTGTGTCATCATGTGCAGCCAGATGTCAGGAAGCAGCTCTTCCACTCAAGGCTTCTGACAGAAAGTCTCTTGCCAAAGTCCAAGTGCACAAAATAGTCTTTTTTCTGCGCCTCAGCCTCCGTGCATTGGTTCTGCTCCTCAAATTCGGTCCCCTGCTTCTCCTCGCCCCCTTGGCTCTGGTGTCCACCCACTGGGCGTCTTGCTGGCTGGACGCTCTGCTGTGGGTGACTGAAACATCTGGTCCCACTTTCATCAAGCTGGGTCAGTGGGCCAGCACCAGGCGAGACATCTTCCCTCAGGAGTTCTGTGAACGTTTCTCCAGGCTCCACGTTAAGGTTCGTCCTCACTCCTGGTCCCACACCAAGCAGTGTCTCCGCAGGGCTTTCGGAGAGGGCTGGAGAAGGGTTTTGGTGTTTGAGAGCAAAGAGCCGGTGGGTTCAGGATGCGTGGCCCAGGTGTACCGAGGCTGGGCCAGGGTGGACCAGGTGGACGACCCAGCCTTCCAGCTGCTGGTGGAAGAGATGGAGAAAGAAGACTTGCTGGAAGCCTGGGAAATCCCTGGTCTGGGAGGTGCAGTGCGCACTCTGCGGAAACTCTGGAGGGggtgcagagaggaggagggctgTGAGGAGAGAAATCCTCCTGGGAATCAGCATGAGGAGGGACGCCTGATACCTGTAGCTATCAAG gtGGTCCATCCAGGCGTCAGGAGGCAGGTGGAGATGGACTTATTACTTATGAAAGCAAGCAGCTGGTTTCTGCACTGCCTGCCGGGACTCAAATGGCTCAGTATGTGGGAGATCGTGGGGGAGTTTGAGAAGCTCATGACCAAACAG ATTGATCTCCGTTTTGAAGCGAGAAACATCGAGCATTTCCGGGAAAATTTCCGCGATGTTGAGTATGTCAAGTTCCCAACTCCGTTACGACCGTTTGTCACCAGGACCATCTTAGTGGAAACTTTTGAA gAGAGTGAGCCCATTTCTAACTACCTGAACTCTGAGATTCCCAAGGAGGTGAAGCAGAGAATCGCCAGGATGGGAGTAGACACCCTGCTGAAAATG GTTTTTGTGGATAACTTTGTCCACGGGGATCTTCATCCCGGCAACATTCTTGTCCAGCGTCTCGGGCCTCATCCGGGTTCCAGTGACGGTGTCTCAGGGGAGCAGCATGGGAAGACCACCCTCACCGACCTGTGGGACACGGTGGTGGTCAGCGTCAGACCAGACCCGTGTCCTTTCCAGCTGGTGCTGCTGGACGCTGGCATCGTAGCCCAGCTCAGCGACCACGACCTCGCCAACTTCAAGGCCGTCTTCACAGCTGTGGTGCTGCGTCAG GGGGAGCGAGTGGCAGAGTTGATTCTGCATCACGCTCGAGCTAACGAGTGTCGTGACGTGCCTCAGTTTAAGAAGGAGATGGCCGAGCTGGTGGATCATGCCCTCAGCAACACCCTCGCTCTGGGAAAG ATCCAAGTGGCTGACTTGCTCTCCAGAGTCTTCAGTCTTCTCGTCAAACACAAG gtCAAGCTGGAGAGTAATTTTGCCTCCATTGTGTTTGCCATCATGGTGTTAGAAGGTCTGGGCAGGTCACTGGATCCGAACTTGGACATCCTGGATTTGGCCAAACCCCTGCTGCTAAAGAACTGTGCCTCACTGCTCTGA